A window of Candidatus Binatus sp. genomic DNA:
CGCGGCGCGGCGCGCGGATTTTCGGGGTTTGATTTCGGCAACGAGCAGCCGGCGCGCGGACCCGATCTGCGGGCCGAGGTGGCGATCACGCTCGGCGAAGCGATCCATGGCGCTAAGCGGCGGCTCGATCTGTCGGCGGAAGATCGATGCGCGACGTGCGGCGGCAGCGGGATGGTCGCGCATGAGGAGAAGCAGGGCAAGGCGCGCGTCATTCGATCAGCCGAGGAGTGTCCGACTTGCGGCGGGGAGGGCATGATACCGGCGCGGCGGACGCTCGAAGTATCGATATCGGCGGGAGCGGCGGACGGCAGCCAGTTGCGATTGAAGGGGCAGGGCGGGCATGGATCGCGAAAAGATTTGAACGGCGATTTGTTTATGACGATTCGGATCGAGCCGCATCCGGTGTTCACGTTGTCGGAACGGGACCTCCGATGCCAACTGCCGGTGTGGGACTACGAGGCGGCGCTCGGCGCGGAGGTCACGGCGCCGACGATCGACGGCAAGATCGCGCTGAAGATTCCGGCGGGCAGTCAGACGGGGCGCGTGATGCGGCTACGCGGTCGGGGGCTGCCGGCGCGCGGCAAAGATTCGGCGGGCGATTTGCTGTTCGAGCTCAAGGTGCTGGCGCCGACCGATCTTACTGACGACGAGCGCGCGCTGATGGAGAAGCTCGCGGAGAGTCGTCGTGAGCGCGGGGTTACGGATCCACGAGCGGAGTTGATGAGGAGCTGAGCGATGGCGCGGCAGGGGTCGTTATCGACGTCGAGGAAGAGGCGGCGCGGCAATGCGGGCGTCGTGCTGGTGAGCCGGACGGTGCTGTGCTCGATGTGCGGGATCAGCGAGACGCAGCTCGCGGTGTGGGAGCACGAGGATTTGGTGACGCCGGCGAGGATCGGGGAAGTCGAGGGGCGCGAAGAGCGGCTATACGATCGCGAGGCGATGCGGCGGGTGCGGGTGATCCGGACGTTGGGGGAGGAGTTGGAGGTGAATCTGCCGGGCATCGGGGTGATCTTGCATTTGCTGGATCGGATGGGGCGGTGAGGGGTTTCGCGTCGACTTTGATGCGTGGCGGTAAAATGTAGAGCAATCTAAGAGTTCAACTCTTTGCGTTTCGGAATACGTTTGCTTGTTTGAACATGTTGCGATAGCTCGCGCAATTCACCAATTGGGAAGGACAGCAAGGTTTCACCAATACCTTTTCGATGCTGGTATCGATCGTAAATAGGTTCTCCGGGCCCGTTGTAAATCTCCTCGTAGTGGCCGTCTTCGTACAGCTTGAAACCTAAGTAGTATGCCGGAGTTTTCACGAACGTTAGGGAGTCTTTGAAGGTTGCCTTAATCTGAACATCGCGGCCATCTGATGTGACTGCATCATGCCCCGGCTGCTGCACGAGATGTAGAGTAAGGTCGTAATCGCGTTCCGCGATAACTTCTCCGATGTCGCCCACCAAGCGGCCGTCGATTGTGAATTGTTGATTGGGAA
This region includes:
- a CDS encoding J domain-containing protein produces the protein MEFRDYYKTLGVERSASGAEIKAAFRKLARKHHPDVNPNNKDAEKKFKEINEAYQVIGDAEKRKKYDELGADWEHGVSQDEMRRRYARQQQAAGGGAGGFETGGDFSDFFSQYFGGSGGGRFHRGAARGFSGFDFGNEQPARGPDLRAEVAITLGEAIHGAKRRLDLSAEDRCATCGGSGMVAHEEKQGKARVIRSAEECPTCGGEGMIPARRTLEVSISAGAADGSQLRLKGQGGHGSRKDLNGDLFMTIRIEPHPVFTLSERDLRCQLPVWDYEAALGAEVTAPTIDGKIALKIPAGSQTGRVMRLRGRGLPARGKDSAGDLLFELKVLAPTDLTDDERALMEKLAESRRERGVTDPRAELMRS
- a CDS encoding chaperone modulator CbpM; this encodes MARQGSLSTSRKRRRGNAGVVLVSRTVLCSMCGISETQLAVWEHEDLVTPARIGEVEGREERLYDREAMRRVRVIRTLGEELEVNLPGIGVILHLLDRMGR